Proteins from a single region of Streptococcus mitis:
- the coaB gene encoding phosphopantothenate--cysteine ligase — translation MKILVTSGGTSEAIDSVRSITNHSTGRLGKIITETMLADGHEVCLITTKRALKPEAHPNLSIREINNTNDLLLEMQERVRDYQVLIHSMAVSDYTPVYMTGMEEVQASSNLEEFLSKQNHQAKISSTDEVQVLFLKKTPKIISLVKEWNPAIHLIGFKLLVDVSEDHLVDIARKSLIKNQADLIIANDLTQISAKQHRAIFVEKDHLQTVQTKEEIAKLLLEKIQAYHS, via the coding sequence CTATCACTAACCATTCTACAGGTCGCTTAGGGAAAATCATTACTGAAACCATGCTTGCTGATGGGCATGAAGTTTGTTTAATTACGACAAAACGAGCTCTGAAGCCAGAAGCTCATCCCAACCTAAGTATTCGAGAAATTAACAATACCAACGACCTTCTTCTAGAAATGCAAGAACGTGTTCGTGATTATCAAGTTTTGATTCATTCAATGGCCGTATCTGATTACACTCCTGTTTATATGACGGGGATGGAGGAAGTTCAGGCTAGCTCCAATCTAGAAGAATTTTTAAGCAAGCAGAATCATCAAGCTAAGATTTCTTCAACTGATGAGGTTCAAGTTTTGTTTCTGAAAAAAACACCCAAAATCATCTCTCTAGTCAAGGAATGGAATCCTGCTATTCATCTGATTGGTTTCAAACTGCTGGTTGATGTTTCCGAAGACCATCTGGTTGACATTGCTAGAAAAAGTCTTATCAAGAACCAAGCTGACTTAATCATTGCAAATGACCTGACTCAAATTTCAGCAAAGCAGCACCGCGCAATCTTTGTTGAGAAAGATCATCTTCAAACAGTCCAGACTAAAGAAGAAATTGCAAAACTCCTCCTTGAAAAGATTCAAGCATATCATTCATAG
- the coaC gene encoding phosphopantothenoylcysteine decarboxylase, which produces MAHILLAVTGSIASYKSADLVSSLKKQGHQVTVLMTQTATEFIQPLTLQVLSQNPVHLDVMKEPYPDQINHIELGKKADVFIVVPATANTIAKLAHGFADNMVTSTALALPSHIPKLIAPAMNTKMYDHPATQANLKTLEGYGYQLIAPKESLLACGDHGRGALAYLTIILERIKETLDEKTL; this is translated from the coding sequence ATGGCACATATTCTCTTGGCTGTAACGGGCTCAATTGCCTCTTACAAGTCGGCAGATTTAGTCAGTTCTCTAAAAAAACAAGGCCATCAAGTCACTGTCTTAATGACTCAGACTGCTACAGAGTTTATTCAACCTTTGACACTGCAGGTACTCTCACAGAATCCTGTCCACTTAGATGTCATGAAGGAACCCTATCCAGATCAAATCAATCATATCGAACTTGGAAAAAAGGCAGATGTATTCATCGTGGTACCTGCAACTGCTAACACTATTGCAAAACTAGCCCACGGTTTTGCGGACAACATGGTGACCAGTACGGCTCTAGCCTTGCCAAGTCATATTCCCAAACTCATCGCACCAGCTATGAATACAAAAATGTATGACCATCCAGCAACTCAGGCTAATCTGAAAACATTAGAAGGCTACGGCTATCAGCTGATTGCTCCTAAGGAATCCCTACTAGCTTGTGGCGACCATGGACGAGGAGCTTTAGCCTACCTCACAATTATTTTAGAAAGAATAAAGGAAACTCTCGATGAAAAAACGCTCTAA
- a CDS encoding ECF transporter S component has protein sequence MKKRSNIAPIAIFFATMLVIHFLSSLIFNLFPFPIKPTIVHIPVIIASIIYGPRVGVTLGFLMGLLSLTVNTITILPTSYLFSPFVPNGNIYSAIIAIVPRILIGLTPYLVYKLMKNKTGLILAGALGSLTNTVFVLGGIFYLFGNVFDGNIQKLLATVISTNSIAELVISAVLTLAIVPRLQTLKK, from the coding sequence ATGAAAAAACGCTCTAATATTGCACCCATTGCTATCTTTTTTGCAACCATGCTTGTGATTCATTTTCTAAGCTCACTTATCTTTAACCTTTTTCCATTTCCAATCAAACCAACCATCGTTCATATTCCTGTCATTATTGCCAGCATTATCTACGGTCCTCGAGTTGGGGTTACACTTGGATTTTTGATGGGGCTTCTTAGCTTAACTGTTAACACGATTACGATTCTACCAACAAGCTACCTCTTCTCACCATTCGTCCCAAACGGGAACATCTACTCAGCTATCATTGCTATCGTCCCACGTATTTTGATTGGTTTAACTCCTTATCTAGTCTATAAACTAATGAAAAACAAGACTGGTCTGATTCTAGCTGGTGCCCTTGGTTCACTTACCAACACAGTCTTTGTCCTTGGTGGAATTTTCTACCTTTTTGGAAATGTTTTTGATGGTAATATCCAAAAACTCCTAGCAACCGTTATCTCAACAAATTCGATTGCCGAATTAGTCATTTCCGCAGTTCTAACCCTAGCCATTGTTCCAAGACTACAGACTTTGAAAAAATAA
- a CDS encoding ECF transporter S component, which translates to MNTRKKTQFMTMTALLTAIAILIPIVMPFKIVIPPASYTLGSHIAIFIAMFLSPLMAVFVILASSFGFLMAGYPMVIVFRAFSHIVFGTLGALYLQKFPDTLDKPKSSWIFNFVLAVVHALAEVLACVVFYATSGTNVENMFYVLFVLVGFGTIIHSMVDYTLALAVYKVLRKRR; encoded by the coding sequence ATGAACACACGGAAAAAGACACAATTTATGACAATGACTGCCCTTTTAACGGCTATTGCGATTTTGATTCCAATTGTTATGCCTTTCAAGATCGTCATTCCACCTGCTTCCTATACTTTAGGAAGCCACATCGCTATTTTTATCGCTATGTTCTTGTCGCCCTTGATGGCAGTTTTTGTCATCCTAGCCTCTAGTTTTGGATTTTTGATGGCTGGCTATCCTATGGTTATCGTTTTTCGAGCTTTCTCTCATATCGTTTTTGGTACCCTAGGAGCTCTTTACCTACAAAAATTCCCCGATACCCTAGATAAACCAAAATCTTCCTGGATTTTTAACTTTGTGTTAGCTGTCGTTCATGCCCTTGCTGAAGTATTAGCCTGTGTCGTTTTTTACGCAACTTCTGGTACCAATGTAGAAAATATGTTTTATGTTCTATTTGTACTAGTTGGATTTGGCACAATTATCCATAGTATGGTAGACTATACATTAGCACTAGCTGTCTATAAAGTGCTTCGAAAACGCCGTTAA
- a CDS encoding transcription repressor NadR, giving the protein MTKDRKQALLQLLKEAPKALNGQSLAEHFHVTRQVIVQDIAILRADGAPILSTNRGYVYKQIETNPYVHKLFKVKHEVEEIGQELLAIVDNGGRVQNTLIDHPVYGEIETLLKLSCRRDVQHFLEQVEHSDFRPLSELTDGIHYHLVEAETQQDLRYIEEALDQLGYLVKD; this is encoded by the coding sequence ATGACAAAAGATCGCAAACAAGCTCTGCTCCAACTCTTGAAAGAAGCTCCTAAAGCCCTCAACGGCCAAAGTTTGGCGGAACATTTTCATGTCACACGTCAGGTCATTGTGCAGGACATTGCAATTTTGAGAGCCGATGGCGCTCCTATCCTATCCACTAATCGTGGCTACGTCTATAAGCAAATTGAAACCAATCCATATGTCCACAAACTTTTCAAAGTGAAACATGAAGTTGAAGAAATCGGTCAGGAACTCCTTGCTATCGTTGATAATGGTGGGCGTGTTCAAAATACCTTGATTGACCATCCCGTTTATGGAGAAATCGAAACATTGCTGAAACTGTCTTGTCGCCGAGACGTGCAACATTTTCTAGAACAAGTCGAGCATTCTGACTTTAGACCTCTGTCTGAATTGACAGATGGCATCCATTACCACCTAGTTGAAGCCGAAACACAACAAGACCTCCGATATATCGAGGAGGCCTTGGATCAGCTCGGTTATTTAGTAAAAGACTAG
- a CDS encoding 8-oxo-dGTP diphosphatase produces the protein MSRSQLTILTNICLIEDLETQRVVMQYRAPETNRWSGYAFPGGHVENSEAFAESVIREIYEETGLTIQNPQLVGIKNWPLDTGGRYIVVCYKATEFSGTLRSSDEGEVSWVQKDQIPNLDLAYDMLPLMEMMEAPDKSEFFYPRRTEDDWEKKIF, from the coding sequence ATGTCCCGTTCCCAATTAACGATTTTAACAAATATTTGTCTGATTGAAGACTTAGAAACTCAGCGCGTAGTCATGCAGTATCGCGCTCCTGAAACCAATCGCTGGTCTGGTTATGCCTTTCCTGGAGGTCATGTTGAAAATAGTGAGGCTTTTGCGGAGTCTGTCATTCGTGAAATCTACGAAGAAACAGGATTGACTATCCAAAATCCTCAACTGGTAGGCATTAAAAATTGGCCTCTGGATACAGGCGGGCGCTATATTGTCGTTTGTTATAAGGCAACTGAGTTCTCTGGTACTCTTCGCTCTTCAGATGAGGGAGAAGTTTCTTGGGTGCAAAAAGACCAGATTCCAAACTTGGATCTGGCCTATGATATGTTACCCTTGATGGAGATGATGGAAGCTCCTGACAAATCTGAATTTTTCTACCCTCGCCGTACAGAAGACGATTGGGAAAAGAAAATTTTCTAG
- the uvrB gene encoding excinuclease ABC subunit UvrB, whose product MINRITDNQFKLVSKYQPSGDQPQAIEQLVDNIEGGEKAQILMGATGTGKTYTMSQVISKVNKPTLVIAHNKTLAGQLYGEFKEFFPENAVEYFVSYYDYYQPEAYVPSSDTYIEKDSSVNDEIDKLRHSATSALLERNDVIVVASVSCIYGLGSPKEYADSVVSLRPGLEISRDKLLNDLVDIQFERNDIDFQRGKFRVRGDVVEIFPASRDEHAFRVEFFGDEIDRIREVEALTGQVLGEVDHLAIFPATHFVTNDDHMEVAIAKIQAELEEQLAIFEKEGKLLEAQRLKQRTEYDIEMLREMGYTNGVENYSRHMDGRSEGEPPYTLLDFFPDDFLIMIDESHMTMGQIKGMYNGDRSRKEMLVNYGFRLPSALDNRPLRREEFESHVHQIVYVSATPGDYENEQTETVIEQIIRPTGLLDPEVEVRPTMGQIDDLLGEINARVEKNERTFITTLTKKMAEDLTDYFKEMGIKVKYMHSDIKTLERTEIIRDLRLGVFDVLVGINLLREGIDVPEVSLVAILDADKEGFLRNERGLIQTIGRAARNSEGHVIMYADTVTQSMQRAIDETARRRKIQMAYNEEHGIVPQTIKKEIRDLIAVTKAVAKEEDKEVDINSLNKQERKELVKKLEKQMQEAVEVLDFELAAQIRDMMLEVKALD is encoded by the coding sequence ATGATCAATCGTATTACAGATAATCAATTTAAATTAGTATCAAAATATCAACCATCAGGAGATCAACCACAAGCTATCGAGCAGTTGGTTGATAATATCGAGGGTGGAGAAAAAGCTCAGATTCTGATGGGGGCGACCGGAACAGGGAAGACCTATACCATGAGTCAGGTCATTTCCAAAGTCAATAAACCAACTCTGGTTATTGCCCACAATAAAACTCTAGCAGGACAGCTTTATGGGGAGTTTAAGGAATTTTTCCCTGAAAATGCAGTTGAGTACTTCGTATCTTACTATGATTATTACCAACCTGAGGCCTATGTCCCTTCTAGCGATACCTATATTGAAAAGGATAGCTCTGTCAATGACGAGATTGACAAACTCCGCCACTCTGCTACTTCAGCCCTTTTGGAGCGTAATGATGTTATTGTCGTGGCCTCAGTCTCTTGTATCTATGGTTTGGGTTCGCCCAAGGAATACGCTGATAGTGTAGTTAGTCTCCGTCCAGGTCTTGAAATTTCTCGTGATAAACTCTTAAATGACTTGGTCGATATTCAGTTTGAGCGAAATGATATTGATTTCCAACGTGGAAAATTTCGAGTTCGTGGGGATGTAGTGGAGATTTTCCCAGCATCTCGTGATGAACACGCTTTTCGAGTAGAGTTTTTTGGAGACGAAATTGACCGTATTCGTGAGGTTGAGGCTCTGACTGGTCAGGTGTTGGGAGAAGTGGATCATTTGGCTATTTTCCCAGCTACTCACTTTGTGACCAATGACGACCACATGGAAGTTGCCATTGCCAAGATTCAGGCCGAGTTGGAGGAGCAGTTAGCTATCTTTGAAAAGGAAGGTAAATTGCTAGAAGCCCAGCGCTTGAAGCAACGTACAGAGTATGATATCGAAATGCTGCGCGAGATGGGCTATACCAACGGTGTTGAAAACTACTCACGCCACATGGATGGTCGTAGCGAAGGTGAGCCTCCTTATACGCTTCTTGACTTCTTCCCAGATGATTTCTTGATTATGATTGATGAAAGTCACATGACCATGGGGCAAATCAAGGGCATGTACAATGGAGACCGCTCGCGTAAGGAAATGCTGGTTAATTATGGTTTCCGTTTGCCGTCTGCCTTGGACAATCGACCTTTACGTCGCGAAGAGTTTGAAAGCCATGTGCATCAGATTGTTTATGTTTCAGCGACACCTGGTGACTATGAAAATGAACAGACCGAGACAGTGATTGAGCAAATCATTCGTCCGACAGGGCTTTTGGATCCTGAGGTGGAAGTCCGTCCGACTATGGGACAGATTGATGACCTCTTAGGTGAAATCAATGCCCGTGTTGAGAAGAACGAGCGAACCTTTATCACCACCTTGACCAAGAAAATGGCAGAAGACTTAACCGACTACTTCAAGGAAATGGGCATCAAGGTCAAGTACATGCACTCGGATATCAAGACCTTGGAACGGACGGAGATTATCCGCGACCTGCGCTTGGGTGTCTTTGATGTCTTGGTCGGAATCAACCTGCTCCGTGAAGGAATTGACGTTCCTGAAGTGAGCCTCGTAGCTATTCTCGATGCTGACAAGGAAGGTTTCCTTCGTAACGAGCGTGGACTCATCCAGACCATTGGACGTGCTGCCCGTAATAGCGAAGGGCATGTCATTATGTATGCGGACACTGTGACTCAGTCTATGCAACGTGCCATCGATGAAACTGCTCGTCGTCGTAAAATCCAGATGGCCTATAATGAAGAACACGGTATTGTGCCTCAGACAATCAAGAAAGAAATCCGTGATCTGATTGCTGTGACCAAGGCAGTTGCTAAAGAAGAAGACAAGGAAGTTGACATCAACAGTCTCAACAAACAAGAGCGCAAAGAACTAGTCAAGAAACTTGAAAAACAAATGCAAGAAGCCGTCGAAGTGCTTGATTTTGAACTAGCAGCTCAGATTCGGGATATGATGTTGGAAGTCAAGGCGTTGGATTAG
- a CDS encoding CPBP family intramembrane glutamic endopeptidase has protein sequence MKNKRIFKDFQASQMRLNLYTSPLLAFAFVFIGEFVAYTLYGISLLALIGLARNFGEAGQAFAIYLQTLQQSLMDKTSDFRLILELLAFGFILNTVFRWTRKVEKRPIRTLGFYRENFLSNLLKGFGLGLALFLLTLLGLVALGQYRFESIHFNPYSLAFVIFTIPFWILQGTTEEVVARAWLLPQLASRTNLKLAVVISSIFFTLLHMGNSGLTPLSLVNLFLFGVAMALYLLKTDTVWGVAGIHGAWNFAQGNLFGILVSGQPSGTSLMTFLPQGNQGWLSGGSFGIEGSIMTSLVLLLLIVYLAYQLKKENERI, from the coding sequence GTGAAGAACAAAAGAATTTTTAAAGACTTCCAAGCTTCTCAAATGCGGTTAAACCTTTACACAAGCCCCTTGTTAGCCTTTGCTTTTGTCTTTATTGGAGAGTTTGTGGCTTATACTTTATATGGTATTAGTTTGTTAGCTCTCATCGGACTTGCTAGAAATTTTGGAGAGGCTGGTCAAGCTTTTGCAATCTACTTGCAGACCTTGCAGCAGAGCTTGATGGATAAAACAAGTGATTTTCGTTTAATTTTAGAATTGCTGGCCTTTGGTTTTATTCTCAACACTGTGTTCAGATGGACTAGAAAAGTTGAGAAAAGACCTATTCGAACCTTGGGATTTTATAGAGAGAATTTCCTCAGCAATCTTCTGAAAGGATTTGGGCTAGGTCTGGCACTTTTTCTTCTGACCTTGTTAGGTTTAGTAGCATTAGGGCAATATCGTTTTGAGTCCATTCATTTTAATCCTTATTCGCTTGCCTTTGTCATTTTTACCATTCCATTTTGGATTTTACAGGGGACAACAGAAGAAGTGGTGGCCCGTGCTTGGCTCCTTCCTCAATTGGCTTCAAGAACCAATCTAAAACTAGCTGTTGTTATATCTAGCATATTTTTTACCCTGCTTCATATGGGCAATTCTGGTCTAACACCACTATCTTTAGTAAATCTCTTCTTATTCGGAGTTGCCATGGCTCTTTACCTTCTCAAAACTGATACAGTTTGGGGTGTTGCAGGTATTCATGGAGCCTGGAATTTTGCTCAGGGAAATCTATTTGGGATTTTAGTTAGTGGTCAGCCGTCAGGAACATCGCTGATGACCTTTTTACCACAAGGCAATCAAGGCTGGCTATCAGGTGGATCTTTTGGTATTGAGGGTTCCATCATGACAAGTCTGGTCTTACTACTGCTGATTGTCTATCTCGCCTATCAATTAAAGAAAGAAAATGAAAGGATATGA
- a CDS encoding ABC transporter substrate-binding protein/permease: protein MKKNFLAFLLILFPIFSLGIAKAETIKIVSDTAYAPFEFKDSDQTYKGIDVDIINKVAEIKGWNIQMSYPGFDAAVNAVQAGQADAIMAGMTKTAEREKVFTMSDTYYDTKVVIATTKAHKISQYDQLSGKTVGVKNGTAAQRFLESIKDKYGFSIKTFDTGDLMNNSLSAGAIDAMMDDKPVIEYAINQGQDLHIEMDGEAVGSFAFGVKKGSKYEHLVTEFNQALAEMKKDGSLDKIIKKWTASSSSAVPTTTTAAGLKATPVKAKYIIASDSSFAPFVFQNSSNQFTGIDMDLIKAIAKDQGFEIEITNPGFDAAISAVQAGQADGIIAGMFVTDARKATFDFSESYYTANTILGVKESSTIASYEDLKGKTVGVKNGTASQTFLTENQSKYGYKIKTFADGSSMYDSLNTGAIDAVMDDEPVLKYSISQGQKLKTPIGETAFAVKKGANPELIEMFNNGLANLKANGEFQKILDKYLASESSTASTSTVDETTIWGLLQNNYKQLLSGLGITLALALISFAIAIVIGIIFGMFSVSPYKSLRVISEIFVDVIRGIPLMILAAFIFWGIPNFIESMTGQQSPINDFVAGTIALSLNAAAYIAEIVRGGIQAVPVGQMEASRSLGISYGKTMRKIILPQATKLMLPNFVNQFVIALKDTTIVSAIGLVELFQTGKIIIARNYQSFKMYAILAIFYLVIITLLTKLAKRLEKRIR from the coding sequence ATGAAGAAAAATTTTCTAGCATTTTTGCTAATTTTATTCCCAATTTTCTCATTAGGTATTGCTAAAGCAGAAACAATTAAGATTGTGTCTGATACCGCCTATGCACCTTTTGAGTTTAAAGATTCAGATCAAACTTATAAAGGAATTGATGTTGATATTATCAACAAAGTCGCTGAGATTAAAGGATGGAACATTCAGATGTCTTATCCTGGTTTTGACGCAGCGGTCAATGCGGTTCAAGCTGGTCAAGCTGACGCTATCATGGCTGGAATGACAAAAACTGCAGAACGTGAAAAAGTTTTCACCATGTCTGATACTTACTATGATACAAAAGTTGTCATTGCCACTACTAAGGCACACAAGATTAGTCAGTATGACCAATTGTCTGGTAAAACTGTTGGGGTTAAAAATGGAACTGCCGCTCAACGTTTCCTTGAAAGTATTAAGGACAAATACGGCTTTAGTATTAAAACATTTGACACTGGTGATTTGATGAACAACAGCTTGAGTGCTGGTGCCATTGATGCCATGATGGATGACAAACCTGTTATCGAGTATGCTATTAACCAAGGTCAAGACCTCCATATTGAAATGGATGGTGAAGCTGTAGGAAGTTTTGCTTTCGGTGTTAAAAAAGGAAGCAAATACGAACACCTTGTTACTGAATTTAACCAAGCCTTGGCTGAAATGAAAAAAGATGGTAGTCTTGATAAAATCATCAAGAAATGGACTGCATCATCTTCTTCAGCAGTGCCAACCACAACTACTGCAGCTGGTCTAAAAGCAACTCCTGTTAAAGCTAAATACATCATTGCCAGCGATTCTTCTTTTGCACCTTTTGTTTTCCAAAACTCAAGCAACCAATTTACTGGTATTGATATGGACTTGATTAAGGCCATCGCTAAAGACCAAGGTTTCGAAATTGAAATCACCAACCCTGGTTTTGATGCTGCTATCAGCGCTGTTCAGGCTGGTCAAGCAGATGGTATCATTGCAGGTATGTTTGTCACAGATGCTCGTAAGGCAACTTTTGATTTCTCAGAATCTTACTACACAGCCAATACTATCCTCGGTGTAAAAGAATCAAGCACCATTGCTTCTTATGAAGATTTAAAAGGGAAGACAGTCGGTGTTAAAAACGGGACTGCTTCTCAAACCTTCCTAACAGAAAATCAAAGCAAATACGGTTACAAAATCAAAACCTTCGCTGATGGTTCTTCAATGTATGACAGTTTAAATACTGGAGCAATCGATGCCGTTATGGATGATGAACCTGTTCTCAAATATTCTATCAGTCAAGGTCAAAAATTGAAAACTCCAATCGGTGAAACAGCCTTTGCCGTTAAAAAAGGAGCAAATCCAGAATTGATTGAAATGTTCAATAACGGACTTGCAAACCTTAAAGCAAACGGAGAATTCCAAAAGATTCTTGATAAATACCTAGCTAGTGAGTCTTCAACTGCTTCAACAAGCACTGTTGATGAGACAACTATCTGGGGCTTGCTTCAAAACAACTACAAACAACTCCTTAGCGGACTTGGTATCACTCTTGCTCTAGCTCTTATCTCATTTGCTATTGCTATTGTTATCGGGATTATCTTCGGTATGTTTAGCGTTAGCCCCTACAAATCTCTTCGCGTCATCTCTGAGATTTTCGTTGACGTTATCCGTGGTATTCCATTGATGATTCTTGCAGCCTTCATCTTCTGGGGAATTCCAAACTTCATCGAGTCTATGACAGGTCAACAAAGTCCAATTAACGACTTCGTAGCTGGTACTATTGCCCTCTCACTCAATGCAGCTGCTTATATCGCCGAAATCGTTCGTGGTGGTATTCAAGCCGTTCCAGTTGGTCAAATGGAAGCCAGCCGAAGCTTGGGGATCTCTTATGGAAAAACCATGCGTAAGATTATCCTGCCACAAGCAACTAAATTGATGTTGCCAAACTTTGTTAACCAATTCGTTATCGCTCTTAAAGATACAACTATCGTATCTGCTATCGGTTTGGTTGAACTCTTCCAAACTGGTAAGATTATCATTGCCCGTAACTACCAAAGTTTCAAGATGTATGCAATCCTTGCTATCTTCTATCTTGTAATTATCACACTTTTGACTAAACTAGCGAAACGCTTAGAAAAGAGGATTCGTTAA
- a CDS encoding amino acid ABC transporter ATP-binding protein: MAKLKIDVNDLHKSYGKNEVLKGITTKFYEGDVVCIIGPSGSGKSTFLRSLNLLEEVTSGHITVNGYDLTEKTTNVDHVRENIGMVFQHFNLFPHMSVLDNITFAPIEHKLMTKEEAEKLGMELLDKVGLADKANANPDSLSGGQKQRVAIARGLAMNPDIMLFDEPTSALDPEMVGDVLNVMKELAEQGMTMIIVTHEMGFARQVANRVIFTADGEFLEDGTPDQIFDNPQHPRLKEFLDKVLNV, from the coding sequence ATGGCAAAATTAAAAATTGATGTAAATGATTTACACAAAAGCTACGGAAAAAATGAGGTTTTAAAAGGAATTACAACTAAGTTCTATGAAGGAGATGTTGTTTGTATCATCGGTCCTTCAGGTTCTGGTAAGTCAACCTTCCTCCGTAGCCTCAATCTTCTAGAAGAAGTCACTAGTGGTCACATCACTGTGAACGGTTATGACTTAACTGAAAAAACTACCAACGTTGACCACGTCCGTGAAAATATTGGAATGGTTTTCCAACACTTCAACCTCTTCCCACACATGTCTGTATTGGACAACATCACTTTTGCTCCTATTGAGCACAAGTTGATGACTAAGGAAGAAGCTGAGAAATTGGGAATGGAGTTGCTTGACAAGGTTGGGCTAGCAGATAAAGCTAATGCTAATCCAGATAGCCTATCAGGTGGTCAAAAACAACGTGTGGCTATCGCTCGTGGACTAGCAATGAATCCTGATATCATGCTCTTTGATGAACCAACTTCTGCCCTTGACCCTGAGATGGTTGGAGACGTACTAAACGTTATGAAGGAATTGGCTGAGCAAGGTATGACCATGATTATCGTAACCCATGAGATGGGATTTGCCCGTCAGGTTGCCAACCGCGTTATCTTTACTGCAGATGGTGAATTCCTTGAAGACGGAACACCTGATCAAATCTTTGATAACCCACAACACCCACGTCTGAAAGAGTTCTTGGACAAAGTATTAAACGTCTAA
- the zwf gene encoding glucose-6-phosphate dehydrogenase: protein MSSKVIVTIFGASGDLAKRKLYPSLFRLYKSGNLSEHFAVIGTARRPWSKEYFESVVVESILDLADSTEQAQEFASHFYYQSHDVNDTEHYIALRQLQAELNDKYQAEHNKLFFLSMAPQFFGTIAKHLKSENIVDGKGFERLIVEKPFGTDYATASKLNDELLATFDEEQIFRIDHYLGKEMIQSIFAVRFANLIFENVWNKDFIDNVQITFAERLGVEERGGYYDQSGALRDMVQNHTLQLLSLLAMDKPASFTKDEIRAEKIKVFKNLYHPTDEELKEYFIRGQYRSGKIDGMKYISYRSEPNVNPESTTETFASGAFFVDSDRFRGVPFFFRTGKRLTEKGTHVNIVFKQMDSIFGEALAPNILTIYIQPTEGFSLSLNGKQVGEEFNLAPNSLDYRTDATATGASPEPYEKLIYDVLNNNSTNFSHWDEVGASWKLIDRIEELWAENGAPLHDYKAGSMGPQASFDLLEKFGAKWTWQPDIAYRQDDRLE, encoded by the coding sequence ATGTCATCTAAGGTTATTGTTACAATTTTCGGTGCGAGTGGAGACCTGGCTAAACGCAAGCTCTACCCTTCCCTTTTTAGACTTTATAAATCCGGCAATCTTTCCGAGCACTTTGCTGTCATTGGAACTGCCCGTCGTCCTTGGAGCAAGGAATATTTTGAATCTGTTGTAGTCGAATCCATCCTTGATTTGGCAGATAGTACCGAACAGGCTCAAGAGTTCGCTAGCCACTTCTACTATCAAAGTCATGATGTCAACGATACAGAACACTACATTGCTTTGCGTCAATTGCAGGCTGAACTAAATGACAAGTACCAAGCTGAACACAACAAGCTCTTCTTCTTGTCTATGGCGCCTCAGTTCTTTGGAACTATTGCCAAACACCTCAAATCTGAAAACATTGTGGATGGTAAAGGTTTTGAACGTTTAATCGTTGAAAAACCATTTGGTACAGATTACGCGACTGCAAGCAAGTTGAATGATGAGCTCCTAGCAACATTTGACGAAGAACAAATTTTCCGTATCGACCATTATCTTGGTAAGGAAATGATCCAAAGCATCTTTGCAGTTCGCTTTGCAAACTTGATTTTTGAAAATGTGTGGAACAAGGACTTTATCGACAATGTTCAAATTACCTTTGCGGAGCGCTTGGGTGTAGAAGAGCGTGGTGGCTACTATGACCAATCTGGTGCCCTCCGCGACATGGTACAAAACCATACACTACAACTTCTTTCTCTCCTTGCTATGGACAAGCCAGCAAGCTTCACAAAAGACGAGATTCGTGCTGAGAAGATTAAGGTCTTTAAAAACCTCTATCATCCAACTGATGAAGAACTTAAAGAATACTTTATCCGTGGTCAATACCGTTCAGGTAAGATTGATGGCATGAAATACATCTCTTATCGTAGCGAGCCAAATGTAAATCCAGAATCAACAACTGAAACCTTTGCTTCTGGTGCCTTCTTTGTGGACAGTGATCGCTTCCGTGGCGTTCCTTTCTTCTTCCGTACTGGTAAACGTCTAACTGAAAAAGGGACTCATGTCAACATCGTCTTTAAACAAATGGACTCTATCTTTGGAGAAGCACTTGCTCCAAATATTTTGACCATCTATATTCAGCCAACAGAAGGTTTCTCTCTTAGCCTAAATGGGAAGCAAGTAGGAGAAGAGTTCAACTTGGCTCCTAACTCACTTGATTACCGTACAGATGCGACCGCAACTGGTGCTTCTCCAGAACCATACGAGAAATTGATTTATGACGTCTTAAATAACAACTCAACTAACTTTAGCCACTGGGATGAAGTTGGTGCGTCATGGAAATTGATTGACCGTATCGAAGAGCTCTGGGCTGAAAATGGTGCCCCACTTCATGACTATAAAGCTGGAAGCATGGGACCTCAAGCAAGCTTTGACTTACTTGAAAAATTCGGTGCCAAATGGACTTGGCAACCAGATATCGCCTATCGTCAAGATGATCGTTTAGAATAA